One window of Cohnella hashimotonis genomic DNA carries:
- a CDS encoding DUF4091 domain-containing protein translates to MSGKLAFETRCLSSLAKVFPDAAVVPDARFGTATALRGEFFSFQVAYRGPELTRAARVRVKVSAPGLEGKIVVKAVGLAPSALPCYGDPDDGILRGVPGLYPDPLLPLGRNDTIKVPPRQWRSLWIEVAVDSDTRAGTHTIEIAFDSEDGDALGQEDFVLEVVPAELPEQQLIHTEWLHADCLATEYGVDIFSERHWALIESYVGTAAAHGMNMLLTPLFTPPLDTAIGGERPTVQLIDVCLDGEAYRFGFDKLTRWLELGLRKGIRYFEFSHLFTQWGAKHAPKIEALAEGVPVKLFGWHTDAAGAPYRRFLDAFLPELVEYIRDRGLEDRVFFHVSDEPHEADVESYRAASETMRKHLSGFPIIDALSDFAFYELGLVGQPIPSNDRIDPFLAAGVPDLWTYYCCSQYKDVANRFFDMPSARSRILGLQLYKYDIKGFLHWGFNFWYAQYSERPIRPFEVTDADGAFPSGDAFLVYPGSEGEDPIESIRLKVVREALQDLRALRLLETLAGREAAAALAEGGLESPLTFSVYPRDADWLLRKRERINQAIRDFNR, encoded by the coding sequence ATGTCGGGTAAGCTCGCGTTTGAAACCCGTTGTTTAAGCTCGCTCGCCAAAGTGTTCCCGGACGCCGCGGTAGTGCCGGACGCACGCTTCGGAACGGCTACCGCGCTGCGGGGAGAATTTTTTTCGTTCCAGGTCGCCTATCGGGGACCGGAGCTGACGAGGGCTGCTCGCGTTCGCGTTAAGGTCTCGGCGCCCGGGCTTGAAGGCAAGATCGTCGTCAAAGCCGTCGGCCTCGCGCCGTCTGCGCTGCCGTGCTACGGAGATCCGGACGACGGTATTTTGCGCGGCGTGCCGGGGCTGTATCCGGATCCGCTGCTCCCGCTCGGCCGGAACGACACGATCAAGGTTCCCCCGCGACAGTGGCGATCGCTATGGATCGAAGTCGCGGTCGACAGCGATACCCGTGCGGGTACGCATACGATCGAGATCGCGTTCGACTCCGAAGACGGCGACGCGTTGGGACAGGAGGATTTCGTGCTGGAGGTCGTGCCGGCCGAGCTGCCGGAGCAGCAGCTGATCCATACGGAGTGGCTGCACGCGGATTGTCTCGCGACGGAATACGGCGTCGATATATTCAGCGAGCGGCACTGGGCGCTGATCGAGTCGTACGTCGGTACGGCGGCAGCGCACGGGATGAACATGCTGCTCACGCCGCTGTTTACGCCGCCGCTCGACACGGCGATCGGCGGGGAGCGGCCGACGGTTCAGCTGATCGACGTGTGCCTGGACGGGGAGGCTTACCGCTTTGGCTTCGACAAGCTGACCCGCTGGCTCGAGCTGGGGCTGCGCAAGGGTATCCGTTATTTCGAATTTTCCCATCTGTTCACCCAGTGGGGCGCGAAGCATGCGCCGAAGATCGAGGCGCTGGCGGAGGGCGTGCCGGTTAAGCTGTTCGGCTGGCATACCGACGCGGCCGGCGCGCCTTATCGCCGATTTCTTGATGCGTTCCTCCCTGAACTCGTCGAATATATCCGCGATCGCGGTCTGGAAGACCGCGTCTTTTTCCATGTATCGGACGAGCCGCACGAAGCGGACGTCGAGTCGTACCGCGCCGCTTCCGAGACGATGCGCAAGCATTTGTCCGGGTTTCCGATCATCGATGCGCTGTCCGACTTCGCATTTTACGAGCTGGGTCTGGTCGGACAGCCGATTCCTTCCAACGATCGGATCGATCCGTTTCTGGCGGCCGGCGTGCCCGATCTTTGGACGTATTATTGCTGCTCGCAGTACAAGGACGTCGCCAACCGCTTTTTCGACATGCCTTCCGCCCGCAGCCGCATTCTCGGCTTGCAGCTTTATAAATACGATATCAAGGGCTTCCTGCACTGGGGCTTCAACTTCTGGTACGCGCAGTATTCGGAGCGGCCGATCCGTCCGTTCGAGGTTACGGACGCGGACGGCGCTTTCCCGTCGGGGGACGCCTTTCTGGTGTATCCGGGAAGCGAAGGGGAGGATCCGATCGAATCGATCCGTCTCAAAGTCGTGCGCGAGGCGCTCCAGGATCTGCGCGCCCTGCGGCTGCTGGAGACGCTGGCGGGCCGCGAAGCGGCGGCGGCGCTGGCGGAAGGCGGACTCGAATCGCCGCTTACCTTTTCCGTATATCCGCGCGACGCCGATTGGCTGCTGCGCAAGCGGGAGCGGATCAATCAGGCGATTCGGGATTTCAACCGATAA
- a CDS encoding trans-sulfuration enzyme family protein, with protein MKSGMSIHSAVTHDVHDERHFGAVHTPIYDSSLFTFPNVADMERAGGDADAFIYSRGNNPTVRALEDRLAELEGGERARCFATGMGAISAAVLSSVKAGDHIVCIDQAYGPARVLMGSYLKRLGIGTTFVDGSDIDGIVSAIRPETKLLYLESPTSLMFELQDLRRCAALARERGIVTIVDNTWATPCYQNPLALGIDLVVHSLTKYAGGHSDAMGGAVVGSAEAIQAMSGSELVLLGAVMLPQTAAVIMRGLRTLPLRMERHQAGGFAVAGYLGSLPFVERVRHPGLTSHPQHALALSQMSGFGGLLSFEAGADRERLERFVDSLAYFRIGFSWGGYESLVSLQEGAAGQPRATRPVLRLYIGLEEPAELIADLARAFRAAGFDHEEEVREDVG; from the coding sequence ATGAAGAGCGGGATGTCGATTCACTCCGCCGTGACGCATGACGTCCATGACGAACGGCATTTCGGCGCCGTACACACGCCCATTTACGACAGCAGCTTGTTCACTTTTCCGAACGTCGCCGATATGGAGCGTGCGGGCGGGGACGCGGACGCCTTTATTTATTCGCGCGGCAACAATCCGACCGTCCGCGCGCTCGAGGACAGGCTCGCCGAGCTGGAAGGCGGGGAGCGCGCTCGATGCTTCGCTACGGGCATGGGCGCCATCTCGGCGGCCGTGCTGTCATCCGTAAAAGCGGGCGATCATATCGTATGCATAGACCAAGCCTACGGTCCTGCAAGAGTGCTGATGGGAAGCTATCTGAAGCGGCTTGGGATCGGGACGACCTTCGTCGACGGATCCGATATCGACGGTATCGTCTCGGCGATCCGGCCGGAGACGAAGCTGCTTTATTTGGAGAGCCCGACCAGTCTGATGTTCGAGCTACAGGACTTGCGCCGTTGCGCAGCGTTGGCGCGCGAGCGGGGAATCGTCACGATCGTAGACAATACTTGGGCGACGCCGTGCTATCAGAACCCGCTTGCGCTCGGCATCGATCTGGTCGTTCACTCGCTCACGAAGTACGCGGGCGGACACAGCGACGCGATGGGCGGCGCAGTCGTCGGCAGCGCCGAAGCGATTCAAGCGATGAGCGGCAGCGAGCTCGTCCTGCTCGGCGCGGTCATGCTGCCGCAGACAGCCGCAGTGATCATGCGCGGACTGCGAACGCTGCCGCTGCGGATGGAGCGTCATCAGGCAGGGGGCTTCGCCGTGGCCGGTTATCTGGGATCGCTGCCTTTCGTTGAGCGCGTCCGCCACCCGGGACTGACTTCTCATCCGCAGCACGCGCTTGCACTTTCTCAAATGTCAGGCTTCGGCGGACTGCTTTCGTTCGAGGCCGGCGCGGATCGGGAACGTTTGGAGCGGTTTGTCGATTCGCTCGCCTATTTTCGCATCGGCTTTAGCTGGGGCGGTTACGAAAGCCTGGTCTCGCTCCAGGAAGGCGCTGCGGGACAGCCGCGCGCTACGCGGCCCGTCCTGCGGCTGTATATCGGGCTGGAGGAGCCGGCCGAGCTGATCGCAGATTTGGCGCGCGCGTTTCGCGCGGCGGGTTTCGATCATGAAGAGGAGGTACGGGAGGATGTCGGGTAA
- a CDS encoding Gfo/Idh/MocA family protein, whose amino-acid sequence MKIGIIGYGTRMHYFLDRLLELDAGVEVAAIADIDTAKAAKLLAEKGIEAPAVRFYENADEMLAHEALDGVMIGTRCALHAEMAVKVMQRHLPLFLEKPVGISLTDLQLLSEAEERSRSEVVVSFPLRNTPIVKLTKEILDSGRLGTIEHAQAVNNVPYGSVYYHSWYRDEAETGGLFLQKATHDLDCLNYLISRQPVSVAAMASKQVFKGDKPAGLRCGDCADNRVCPESPYVLTRFSDEEVTGDQCAFAVDTGNHDSASVLIRYDSGMHAVYSQNFYTRKAAARRGVRLIGYEGTAEFDFYRDEVNVFMHHTRRVESYKLEAAKLPHFGGDSALALNFIGVMAGKEKSATPLSMGIKSALTCLEAERSSNSDAFRGIPTMTAGAAR is encoded by the coding sequence ATGAAAATCGGAATCATCGGATACGGTACGCGGATGCACTATTTTCTGGATCGGCTGTTGGAGCTGGATGCGGGCGTCGAAGTGGCGGCGATCGCGGATATTGACACCGCCAAGGCAGCGAAGCTGCTCGCGGAAAAAGGAATCGAGGCGCCGGCCGTGCGTTTCTATGAGAACGCGGACGAGATGTTGGCACATGAGGCGCTCGACGGGGTCATGATCGGCACCCGCTGCGCGCTTCATGCCGAGATGGCGGTTAAAGTCATGCAGCGGCATCTGCCGCTTTTTCTCGAGAAGCCCGTCGGGATTAGCTTAACGGATTTGCAGCTGCTGTCGGAGGCTGAGGAGAGGAGCCGATCGGAGGTCGTCGTCTCGTTCCCGCTGCGCAACACCCCGATCGTCAAGCTGACCAAGGAGATTCTCGACTCGGGACGGCTGGGAACGATCGAGCACGCGCAGGCCGTCAACAACGTGCCTTACGGCAGCGTCTATTATCATAGCTGGTATCGGGACGAAGCCGAGACCGGCGGCCTTTTCTTACAGAAAGCGACGCATGATTTGGACTGCCTGAATTACCTCATCAGCCGGCAGCCCGTATCGGTCGCCGCGATGGCTTCGAAGCAGGTTTTCAAGGGAGACAAGCCTGCCGGCCTGCGCTGCGGCGATTGCGCGGACAACCGGGTCTGTCCGGAAAGTCCCTATGTGCTGACACGGTTCAGCGACGAAGAGGTGACCGGCGACCAATGCGCCTTCGCGGTCGACACCGGAAATCACGATTCGGCGAGCGTGCTCATCCGCTACGATTCGGGCATGCATGCCGTTTATTCGCAAAACTTCTACACGCGCAAAGCGGCCGCACGGCGTGGCGTCCGTTTGATCGGCTACGAAGGCACCGCGGAGTTCGACTTTTACCGCGACGAGGTTAACGTATTCATGCACCATACGCGGCGGGTAGAAAGTTATAAGCTTGAAGCTGCCAAGCTGCCGCATTTCGGCGGCGATTCGGCGCTGGCGCTCAACTTCATCGGCGTTATGGCCGGCAAAGAAAAGTCGGCAACGCCGCTCTCCATGGGCATCAAGAGCGCGCTGACCTGCCTCGAGGCCGAGCGCTCGTCGAATAGCGACGCCTTCCGCGGCATCCCGACCATGACGGCGGGGGCGGCGCGATGA
- a CDS encoding glycoside hydrolase family 35 protein, translating to MATFAIQGDGFVYNGEPMRIISGAMHYFRIVPEYWEDRLRKLRACGFNTVETYVAWNLHEPKEGDFRFEGIADLERFVRLAGELGLHVILRPSPYICAEWEFGGLPSWLLAEPDMRLRCSHPVYLAKVKAYYDELLPRLKPLLCTSGGPVIALQIENEYGSYGNDKNYLKFLKSELESGGMDVPLFTSDGSEDYMLQGGTVPGVLATLNFGSKPEQAFAKLRAYRPEGPLVCMEYWNGWFDHWGDEHHVRGFADVVDVLDRILAAGASVNFYMFHGGTNFGFYNGANHIEHYEPTVTSYDYNALLSESGEPTDKYWAIRKVIGRYAELPEMPPATPAKRSYGTVRMAERVSLFDAFESLGGAVESVVPETMERLGQDYGFIWYETDISGPQTDCEIMLQEVRDRANVYVDGAYCGTVERWSGEDSVKADIPAGGAKLGILVENMGRINYGAKLRDPKGITEGVKAGAKLYHQFLFGWTIRCLPLDNLSGLRFAPGDGEPQAEEPAFYRGFFEADAAGDTFLKLDGWKKGVAFVNGFNLGRYWEKGPQKTLYVPGPLLRKGTNELVLFELHGTSSPLAKLQDTAELG from the coding sequence ATGGCTACATTCGCAATCCAAGGCGACGGCTTCGTCTATAACGGCGAGCCGATGCGCATTATCAGCGGGGCAATGCACTACTTCCGCATCGTGCCGGAATACTGGGAAGACCGGCTGCGCAAGCTTCGCGCTTGCGGCTTCAATACGGTCGAGACGTATGTTGCCTGGAACCTGCACGAGCCGAAGGAAGGCGACTTCCGGTTCGAGGGCATCGCGGACTTGGAGCGGTTCGTCCGGCTGGCGGGCGAGCTCGGTCTTCACGTCATTTTGCGTCCGAGCCCCTATATATGCGCGGAGTGGGAATTCGGCGGCCTGCCGTCCTGGCTGCTCGCCGAACCGGACATGCGGCTGCGGTGCAGCCATCCGGTCTATCTGGCGAAGGTGAAGGCCTATTACGACGAGCTCCTTCCGAGGCTGAAGCCGCTTCTGTGTACGTCGGGCGGCCCGGTCATCGCGCTTCAGATCGAAAACGAATACGGCAGCTACGGCAATGACAAAAATTATTTGAAATTTCTAAAATCAGAGCTTGAAAGCGGCGGCATGGACGTACCGCTGTTCACGTCCGACGGCTCGGAGGACTACATGCTGCAGGGCGGTACCGTGCCCGGCGTTCTGGCCACGCTGAACTTCGGCTCGAAGCCCGAGCAGGCGTTCGCCAAGCTCCGCGCATACCGGCCGGAAGGACCGCTCGTCTGCATGGAATATTGGAACGGCTGGTTCGACCATTGGGGCGACGAGCATCATGTGCGCGGCTTCGCGGACGTGGTCGACGTGTTAGACCGCATTCTTGCGGCGGGAGCTTCGGTCAACTTCTATATGTTCCACGGCGGCACGAACTTCGGATTCTACAACGGGGCGAATCATATCGAGCATTACGAACCGACGGTGACAAGCTACGACTACAATGCGCTGCTGTCCGAATCTGGAGAGCCGACGGACAAGTATTGGGCGATCCGGAAGGTGATCGGCCGTTACGCGGAGCTGCCGGAAATGCCGCCTGCGACGCCAGCGAAGCGAAGCTACGGGACGGTGCGAATGGCGGAGCGCGTATCGCTGTTCGACGCGTTCGAATCGCTGGGCGGCGCCGTGGAGTCGGTCGTCCCCGAGACGATGGAGCGGCTTGGGCAGGATTACGGCTTCATCTGGTACGAGACGGACATCAGCGGACCGCAGACGGACTGCGAGATCATGCTGCAGGAGGTGCGCGACCGGGCGAACGTATACGTCGACGGAGCTTACTGCGGCACGGTCGAGCGCTGGAGCGGCGAGGACTCGGTGAAGGCGGACATTCCCGCCGGGGGCGCGAAGCTCGGCATTCTGGTCGAGAATATGGGACGCATCAACTATGGCGCGAAGCTGCGCGACCCGAAGGGCATTACGGAAGGCGTCAAGGCGGGCGCGAAGCTGTACCATCAATTTTTGTTCGGCTGGACGATACGCTGTCTGCCGCTGGACAACTTGTCCGGATTGCGATTCGCTCCTGGCGACGGAGAGCCGCAAGCGGAAGAGCCTGCCTTCTACCGGGGCTTTTTCGAGGCGGATGCGGCAGGAGATACTTTTTTGAAATTGGACGGATGGAAGAAGGGCGTCGCCTTCGTGAACGGCTTCAACCTTGGACGCTATTGGGAAAAAGGTCCGCAAAAAACGCTGTACGTGCCCGGTCCGCTGCTGCGGAAGGGAACGAACGAGCTCGTCTTGTTCGAGCTGCACGGAACGTCTTCGCCGCTTGCGAAGCTGCAGGATACGGCGGAGCTCGGTTAA
- a CDS encoding response regulator transcription factor produces MLKVMIVDDEEHIRLGIAKILSRYPGGLEIAGQYANGLEAMLRLSDMEPDDLDVIITDIEMPMLDGLRFIEQAKAKLPDVSIVMLSGYNDFEYARKAMRAGAADYLLKPMDKVEVFKLLDRFAAQKRERRGIVDDAPTQRGSGAAPPAESVSTADRICRLIEQEYNKEIDLSYIADKVGFNASYISKLFSRERGETITDYLNRVRIDKAKQFLRDHPSLKVYEIAHIVGYGDKIYFQKLFKRMVGVTPNEYRGGGADG; encoded by the coding sequence ATGCTGAAGGTGATGATTGTCGACGACGAGGAGCATATCCGACTCGGCATCGCGAAAATTTTGTCCAGGTACCCGGGCGGACTCGAGATCGCCGGACAGTATGCCAACGGGCTGGAGGCGATGCTTCGCCTGTCGGATATGGAGCCGGACGACCTGGACGTCATCATTACCGATATCGAGATGCCGATGCTGGACGGCCTGCGCTTTATCGAGCAGGCGAAGGCGAAGCTGCCCGACGTGTCGATCGTCATGCTGAGCGGCTACAACGACTTCGAATATGCCCGCAAGGCGATGCGGGCGGGGGCGGCCGACTACTTGCTCAAGCCGATGGACAAGGTCGAGGTGTTCAAGCTGCTCGACCGTTTCGCGGCACAGAAGCGCGAGCGCCGGGGCATCGTCGACGATGCTCCGACGCAGCGTGGCTCGGGCGCCGCTCCGCCGGCCGAGAGCGTCTCGACGGCCGATCGCATCTGCCGGCTGATCGAACAAGAATACAACAAGGAGATCGATCTGTCATACATTGCTGACAAGGTCGGCTTCAATGCGAGCTATATCAGCAAGCTGTTCAGCCGCGAGCGGGGAGAGACGATCACGGACTATTTGAACCGGGTGCGCATCGACAAGGCGAAGCAGTTTTTGCGCGACCATCCGAGCCTTAAAGTTTACGAGATCGCCCACATCGTCGGCTACGGCGACAAAATTTATTTTCAGAAGCTATTTAAAAGAATGGTCGGCGTAACGCCCAACGAATATCGGGGCGGAGGGGCCGACGGCTAG
- a CDS encoding cache domain-containing sensor histidine kinase, with the protein MRGSIKGAAGKIGERLWLAFANLNMQQKLLIVFLTLVCLPLVMISYASSYYYTRSIKANTSAYGTEMTSKMLLKLDDYVTDLYNMSAMPLYNKDFLNWLADPETSLGKTLGMDLYITNLNKIKPDTVSVYVFDNYGTVTLNVKTGGKRNNLNQVKSEWARIAAEGDGKPMLVSTQEVTTGKEAYYAFSVIRELKQTKDLSPIGFIVFDTNISAIKRQIQDFDQVTKGKTLLVDDRDRVVFDSEGQLTTHDLSADPSIRKATGNEGAFPYEIDGKKYITTYAKSSLTGWKMFVYIPMAEATRQATVTRNVTLLTSAVFVTLALLIAIAISYALTRPLSKIKLLMQEVQTGNLDVSFNQKYRDEVGLLGRHFNIMVTRIRDLLEEVKETQTRKKEAEYAALQSQINPHFIYNTLETIRMKAELNDDEEVADMTFTLGKLLRYGVNHGEQRVAIADELEHLYNYVALQNMRFSNKYTLIVDIPERDLTLPSIKLMLQPVVENAIHHAFKQRTGPGTIRIGVRHEGELCIIAVTDDGSGMSETQLKEIRDHVYGQRPLAVAGRGIGLRNVHERIKMQFGESYGLRIDSRPGEGTTVELAIPGRQDEEEADERC; encoded by the coding sequence ATGAGAGGAAGCATAAAGGGAGCGGCCGGTAAAATAGGAGAGCGATTGTGGCTCGCGTTCGCCAATCTGAACATGCAGCAGAAGCTGCTGATCGTTTTCCTGACGCTGGTCTGTCTCCCGCTGGTGATGATCAGCTACGCTTCCTCTTATTATTATACGCGGTCGATCAAAGCTAACACGTCCGCTTACGGCACCGAGATGACCTCCAAGATGCTGCTGAAGCTGGACGACTATGTGACCGACCTTTACAACATGTCCGCCATGCCGCTCTATAACAAGGATTTCTTGAACTGGCTGGCCGATCCGGAAACCTCGCTCGGCAAAACGCTTGGCATGGATCTGTATATTACGAATTTGAACAAGATCAAGCCGGACACCGTGTCGGTCTATGTGTTCGACAACTACGGGACGGTCACGCTGAACGTCAAGACCGGCGGCAAACGCAACAACCTGAACCAGGTCAAATCCGAATGGGCGAGAATCGCCGCCGAGGGCGACGGCAAACCGATGCTCGTCAGCACCCAGGAAGTGACGACGGGCAAGGAAGCCTACTACGCGTTTTCCGTCATCCGCGAGCTGAAGCAGACCAAGGATTTGAGCCCGATCGGGTTTATCGTGTTCGATACGAATATTTCGGCGATCAAGCGGCAGATCCAGGATTTCGATCAGGTGACCAAAGGCAAGACCCTGCTCGTCGACGACCGCGACCGCGTCGTGTTCGACAGCGAAGGCCAGCTTACGACTCACGATCTGTCCGCCGACCCGTCCATTCGGAAAGCGACCGGGAACGAAGGGGCTTTTCCGTATGAGATCGACGGCAAAAAGTATATTACGACGTACGCCAAGTCGTCGCTCACCGGATGGAAAATGTTCGTCTATATCCCGATGGCGGAGGCGACGCGGCAGGCGACGGTCACTCGCAACGTCACGCTGCTCACGTCGGCCGTCTTCGTCACGCTGGCGCTGCTGATCGCCATCGCGATCTCGTACGCGCTGACGCGGCCGCTCAGCAAGATCAAGCTGCTGATGCAGGAGGTTCAGACGGGCAACCTGGACGTGAGCTTTAATCAAAAATATCGCGACGAGGTCGGATTGCTTGGACGTCACTTCAACATTATGGTGACCCGTATTCGCGATCTGCTCGAGGAAGTGAAGGAGACGCAGACGCGCAAGAAGGAAGCCGAATATGCCGCCTTGCAGAGCCAGATCAATCCGCACTTCATCTACAACACGCTCGAGACGATCCGCATGAAGGCCGAGCTGAACGACGACGAGGAAGTGGCCGACATGACGTTCACGCTCGGCAAGCTGCTCCGGTACGGCGTCAATCACGGCGAGCAGCGGGTCGCAATCGCGGACGAGCTCGAGCATTTGTACAATTACGTTGCCTTGCAGAACATGCGGTTCTCGAACAAGTATACGCTGATCGTCGATATTCCCGAACGGGACCTCACGCTTCCGTCGATCAAGCTGATGCTGCAGCCGGTCGTGGAAAACGCCATTCACCATGCCTTCAAGCAGCGGACGGGACCGGGCACGATCCGGATTGGCGTCAGGCACGAAGGGGAGCTGTGCATCATTGCCGTGACCGACGACGGCAGCGGGATGAGCGAGACCCAGCTCAAGGAAATTCGGGACCACGTATACGGGCAGCGTCCGCTTGCGGTTGCCGGGAGAGGGATCGGACTGCGCAACGTGCATGAGCGGATCAAAATGCAATTCGGGGAAAGCTACGGGCTTCGCATCGACAGCCGGCCCGGCGAAGGGACGACGGTGGAGCTCGCCATTCCGGGCCGTCAGGACGAAGAGGAGGCGGATGAACGATGCTGA
- a CDS encoding carbohydrate ABC transporter permease, with protein MVGLTGAKFSPFSVVKHAILWIAVAMILFPPSILVLNAFKSKTEFSQTSVFKLPASFLNFDNFGTVMTRAHLDRAYLNTLTIIVVAVIGNVLLGTMVAYILGRFDFKLKKTVMGAYIAVSFVPTITTQVATFTVVHNLHLYNTIWASIVLHLGTSVLQLFIYLQFLHNIPRELDEAAMMEGASLFRIYRTIIFPLLTPATATIVIIKTIDIYNDMFIPYLYMPAQKLAVVSTSLMNFSSERSTEWELMSAAILMIMVPIVVIYLFFQRYVFAGIVNGAVK; from the coding sequence GTGGTCGGATTGACCGGGGCGAAGTTTAGTCCGTTTTCCGTCGTTAAGCACGCGATCCTGTGGATTGCGGTCGCCATGATCCTTTTCCCGCCGTCGATTCTGGTGCTGAATGCCTTCAAAAGCAAAACCGAGTTTTCGCAGACAAGCGTGTTCAAGCTGCCTGCGAGCTTCCTGAACTTCGACAACTTCGGCACGGTCATGACAAGAGCGCATCTGGACCGCGCGTACCTGAACACGCTGACGATTATCGTCGTGGCGGTCATCGGCAACGTGCTGCTTGGGACTATGGTGGCTTATATTCTCGGCCGCTTCGACTTCAAGCTGAAAAAGACCGTCATGGGCGCTTATATCGCCGTATCGTTTGTGCCGACGATCACGACGCAGGTGGCGACGTTCACCGTCGTCCACAACCTGCATCTGTACAACACGATCTGGGCTTCGATCGTGCTGCACTTGGGCACGAGCGTCCTGCAGCTCTTCATTTATTTGCAGTTCCTGCACAACATTCCGCGGGAGCTGGACGAGGCGGCGATGATGGAGGGGGCTTCCCTGTTCCGCATTTACCGCACGATCATTTTTCCGCTGCTGACGCCCGCGACGGCGACGATCGTCATCATCAAGACGATCGACATCTACAACGACATGTTCATCCCTTATTTGTACATGCCCGCGCAGAAGCTCGCCGTCGTCTCGACGAGCCTGATGAACTTCTCCTCGGAGCGAAGCACGGAGTGGGAGCTCATGTCAGCGGCGATCCTGATGATCATGGTGCCGATCGTCGTCATCTACTTGTTCTTCCAACGGTACGTGTTTGCCGGGATCGTAAACGGTGCAGTAAAATAG
- a CDS encoding carbohydrate ABC transporter permease encodes MTDSLSYAKQKRMLIILFLLVPIALLAMFALYPALYLVYLSFMSWDGFSPEKTWAGVGNYKEVFENKEIWAAFLHNLVYLGWGLFQNALGLFFALLLNSQLKGRNAYRVMLFMPYIMNGVAVAYMFNYVFNSEYGSFNTLLRSVGLDSLAISWFGSPHAVNHVLGFITLWKFMGLNMVIYLAALQSVPSEIIEAARMDGASRLQTSLRVVLPNITKVIELNLFLTIIGTLEIFDLPFILTGGGPLGASETFLTKTIDTAFKFNNFGMASAMSVTLIVAVIVVLSIQRFATRRWSD; translated from the coding sequence ATGACCGATAGCTTGTCCTATGCCAAACAGAAAAGAATGCTGATCATCCTGTTCTTGCTGGTGCCGATCGCCTTGCTGGCGATGTTCGCCCTGTATCCGGCGCTCTATCTGGTCTACCTCAGTTTTATGAGCTGGGACGGCTTCAGTCCCGAGAAAACATGGGCCGGCGTCGGCAATTATAAAGAAGTATTCGAAAACAAGGAAATCTGGGCGGCCTTCCTCCACAATCTCGTCTACCTCGGATGGGGTCTTTTCCAAAACGCGCTCGGCTTGTTCTTCGCGCTGCTGCTCAATTCGCAGCTCAAAGGCCGCAACGCTTACCGGGTCATGCTCTTTATGCCTTATATCATGAACGGCGTCGCGGTCGCTTACATGTTCAACTACGTCTTTAATTCGGAGTACGGCTCGTTTAATACGCTGCTGCGCAGCGTCGGGCTCGACTCGCTCGCCATCAGCTGGTTCGGTTCGCCGCATGCCGTCAACCACGTGCTCGGCTTCATCACACTGTGGAAGTTCATGGGCCTTAACATGGTCATTTATCTGGCAGCCCTTCAGTCCGTTCCGTCTGAAATCATCGAGGCCGCGCGCATGGACGGCGCGTCCCGCCTGCAGACGTCGCTGCGCGTCGTCCTGCCGAATATTACGAAGGTCATCGAGCTGAACCTGTTCCTGACGATTATCGGTACGCTCGAGATTTTCGACCTGCCGTTTATTCTGACGGGCGGCGGACCGCTCGGCGCCAGCGAGACCTTCCTGACCAAGACGATCGATACGGCGTTCAAGTTCAACAACTTCGGCATGGCCTCCGCGATGAGCGTCACCTTGATCGTCGCCGTCATCGTCGTGCTCAGCATCCAGCGTTTTGCGACGAGGAGGTGGTCGGATTGA